A stretch of DNA from Lycium ferocissimum isolate CSIRO_LF1 chromosome 4, AGI_CSIRO_Lferr_CH_V1, whole genome shotgun sequence:
CTATTAAATAGGAAATTATATCAGTGATAGGTCAAATTAATAGGGAAAAACTAATTAGTATATTACAGTACTAAATGATCTACAAAAGGCCGGGGATAGAGATAGTAATATAATCtctatatttaaattatttaaaaactaaaaaagtaACGAAGTAATACTCAAAaatattattgataaatttagacaattgaaaaattggaacaataaaatataagtttaaaaatacaaaatgtCTCATGAGTactagaaatatatatattacattatTTTAGAGGTGAGTAATTGATAATGATATTAAACCAAGTGACAAACTAACAATGTAGTAACTGTACTAAATAGTGTATGAGAAtagtaaagagaaagaagggacaaaaaaattattcaattaCTATATAATTCATTTTCTTTAACTAATTAAAGATGTTGCTATTCAGtacattgtattaaaattagatgatattactttcttttttaaacaatgTGATTTAATGCTCAATCAAACCAAATAACAATTTGACAAGATTAACTCCTTTTTAATTGTGTCCGCACGATGCGCGGGTACGGATACTAGTTTATTATAAAAGAGAAAACTAAGctatccaaaaaaaattattttcatggTTTTAAGAGAAACCTCATTATTATAAACAAGAAAACCCTTTGACGAAAGAAAAAAGTCAAACAGATTTAAAAACCCGGCGAATATGGATCGTGAGTTGTATTTCGTACAGTTGAACCTGATCTGATCTCTATTGAAGCCATATGCTAAAGACACCAGCAGAATTTGGGTAATGTTCTTTTGCCCATTCTCCGTCAACGAATAATGAACCTGGGACACTATAATGGAATCATATTTAACTTTTGTTTGTAGATATGGTTTTTAAGCAAGTCATTTTGAAATCTCAAGGCTAAGTATTCAAGAAAGATTATCAAAACatgaaatgaaatatgaaaaaaagaaagaaatgattagACATCTTCGGATAAACAAAAGAATATGTTCTAACTGAATAAATACAGCAAAAACATCTGCACCCAGTGAACTGAACGGGATAGTTGACAGAAATTGACTACTTGAACTTGGCTTATATATTATGCCTAGGCCACATACCATGATGCTGAAAAACAAGACAATCACTGCATGACTACCCATTGATGCAACAAGCCACAATTTCATGCTTTTTTTAGAAAGACACTGGACAGAAAGAACGATTATGCCAAGACAAGCGTTTTTAGGTATAGCAAACTAGAGACAACTATGCCTGGTTGTTGTTGCTACCACCCCTTGGACGGTTGCCCATCCGTCCACGGCCACGACCATAACCATAACCTCTGCCACCTCCACCCCCGCCTCTTCCATATCCAGAGCCTGATACCACAAACATACAAATATTCAGAGCCAAAAATGTATTTATAACATGATACAAGGTACTAACGTGGAAAGAAAAATAGATGAGGTATCTATGTTATGCATACTTACCACGATATCCCCAGCCACCACCACGGCCTCCACCTCGTCCATAGTTTGAGTACCCACCATTTTCtatcaaataaaaatgaagCATATATATTGAATATACATCCATGCCAGTGAGTGTTAGAGCCAAACAAGCTAGAATTCTTAAGCTGTACCTTGATAATTATTATATCCATCTTGGTAATTTGCATATCCACCTCTGCTCCAACCACGTCCCCTCCCTCTACCACGGCCTCGTCCTCGGCCATATGAATCTAAAATCAAGTTATGATACTTTTAGATGATGTAGCAAAATTTCACATGAATCACCGTAACATAATTATTGGGTTAGAAGGTCATTACCTTCATTACCAGCATTGTAGACTGCTTGTGCTTGTCTAGGTGGTTGCTGCTGCTGTCGAGGCTGGTAATTGTAACGCGGGGcatagttgttattgttgttgttgtagtaattTGTCTGCTGCTGAATCTCAGAAGGTGTTTGATACCTGCGAGCATTAACTTACATAAGATGTTTTTCACAAAACAAGCGACTGCAGAGAACATCTTAATATGATTGAATATAGCAAAGAGTTACCCTGGAGAGTTCTTGTTCAGTTCCGTTGTTGACAAGGTGATTGAAATCATCGAGACATGCCGAGTTTGCTCCACACTTTTACAAAGAAAAGCCAACATTCAATAATCAGAACCACAACCATGCAATTAGCACCCAATTGGAGAATAGAAGGTAAATCTTAGACTTACGGCAAAAGGCCCTCTTCAAGAGGTTCCCATACATCTGTGATGCTTATTGAGCTGATAGCAGTGTCTTGATGCAGACGAGGAATTCTTCTCTGAACATTGAATTACATCTGAATATGGTAATATAGAAAGCGCActcgaaaaagaaaagaaaaaaaaacgcaGGCAAGCTACCTTAATGATCTCTGCAATAGCTACAGTCTTGCTTATTGCCTGACCCATTGCTTTCAAAACGATCTCTTTCCCACTCCTCTCCTGAATAGCCATTCGTCATAAAACTTTCTATTAGCCACTTGTGAAAAGATTCTGGTTACAGTTTATAGCAGACCTCCCaccaaaaaaatgagaaagatcTAATCATACAGCTACAAGCCTACAAGTATTTCTTGCTTGATGTAGGACAAAAGCAAAGCATTTCAAAATAGGATACACATAAGAAAGATTCTCAGAGCTGAGAACAGACCAGAAGTATTCTAGTAGGCATCTTCAAAGAATATTACTAACAATTGCAGAAACTCTCTCCTTTTCACTTATCATCAGCTGAACCATAGGGAATCAACTTCCGGCTATTATATGTTGAAAAGCAAAATTATTTAGCTCAGCTACTACTCAATTCTCGCTTACGGTACTACGTTTTAAAAATTGAACCATCAGAACAGCCTCAGTTTAGGATCTTACTTATTCTTGTGAAACCACAGATATAGCACCAgattttatttcctatcttcatATTTCGTTGATTAGATCAGTGTTCTCTGTATAGAAGTTTTGGATAAATTATTGCAGGAAAATCTAATTGTTTCTCACTGATCTGAAGATGTGACATCTACGATTTCTTGAAGAGCATTTTTTAAATAAGTTGTGTAGAAGAACCATTTTAACCACCAGGTTTCCTGTGCCTGGGCAAATTCCTGAAATCTTCCTTGCATTAAAAATAAAGTCTCAACCACAGAGACAATATGCAGACACGATCATCAATTCTTCTAAGCACAGCTCATGAATATGCTCTAATGATTCATGTAAATATAATAAACACAAATGTGACATTTGTGagcaaaaaatgagaaataagcaTAAACCTGAATATTGACAGCAAAAGATATGTACGCATTTACTCCGTTACAATAGAACTACTTTAACATGCACGACTGAACTCCAAAAATTGCGAAAATGAGGAGCACTCCTAGCTGGATTGACATTGCGTCAATCTTCCCTATAAAGTTAGAAATTTATAGCACCATCATAGAAACACACAGCAGCGAGCGTGCTAACATTTACCACACAATGTTATGTCCACAGACTAAAAATCTCAATCCACATATCGCATTGTCAAAGAATGCACACAAAATATAAATCCTTGCAATCATCCAAAACAAAATACGACCTCAATGCCTGAAAATACGACAGTCTGCAATGATTCCACAATAATCCCAAAAcactgcaatttttttttttttttttttttttgaaactggtaaatGTAAACATTgcaaaatattagaagtttagaACCCACTAATCCAATCAATCAAACAACTATGCATCAACTCATATATACATGCAAAGCTATTATATGGAAAACACAAAATGgcgatgaaaaaaaaaagagtgagtataaatatatatatacctggAGAAGATTAGTGGCATAGCTGATGTAGTTACGAACAAGTCCTTGTGAAGTGATACGGATCTCATTCTCGTTAATTGGTAATTCAGGTTTCGGTTTCTCTACTTTTTGGTACCTATCCATTATTATTGATAATAACAACAACCCTAAAACCTTAGtgttgttcttttcttttggtaCTAGTGTGAGAAAACAGAGATAGATAGAGGGGGGAAACTTGTAAACCCTTAACAGAAACAGCGGCACCAGTgaattgtttgttgttgtatgtaATCAGGTGGATCATGTTTTTAAATTGATATTtgttgggcttattttaaggcCCGATATGTGAGTGATAATCATGGAAGCTAGGCTGAGTTACTGGATTTTAGGGCCATATATGTCTGGCCTTTTTAAGGTAGTAAAGCCCATCTTGTTTCACCTGAACCTGAACCTGccctgtttttctttttctttttatttttccattgAACTTGCACTATTCATTTCCCCACGTTTTGAAACTTTTGCCAaaactaagtaggcgtttggccatgaaaactaaatattttttactttatttggaattttgaagtaggagttgtgtttggttatatgttttacaaaaaatatttggttataGGAGTTGTGTTTAGttagaattttcatggccaaatgttgatttccaaataaagtgaaataattttccggaaaaaagtaaaaatttctCATGGTCAAGCGGGTCCTTTAGATTACACTTATAACtgtcaatttttgtttttaaacttGTAACCCTTTTGTGCCATGACAGTCTCATTCGAATTACAAGAACCTATAGATGTTAGTACAGTATACTGAGTCTCTCGTCAAAACCACAATACGAGTTTCCCTACATGAAGTTTGttaggtgccgtttggccataaaaattattcacttttttccgaaattttttttcacttttttccggaattagcgtttggccatgaaaattccgaatacaacttgaagttgtattccggaataccaaaaactcaaaaaacttatttttcaaaaaaatttcacttttttacaactacatttcaccaaaaactacaatttcaaaaactatgatcaaacacaactccaactccaacattccaaaaaaaagtgaaatattttttggtatttatggccaaacggcaccttagAGGAACAATTTGGTGCGGATAGACCacaatccaaaccaagaaaataaTAGTTGAGTCGTTTTGGAGTCAGAGAACGGGAaggttttttcttttgtttattttttacgTGACCGCTGAGGTGACTAATTTAGTTTACAGGGGCTGATGGGTAATGGTGAATAGTGAATACCATCAGGAATTCCATTCTTTAGTTGAAAAATAAGAGCAAATATAATACTTCAGGTAACTGTGAAGGTATTTTGTGGTGAACTACTTACAGAGGGCAAAGTTAAGCAATTTAACATAGTTTGGGGACAAATTTGAGTATTTGACCTTTTCcgttttcaaaatttataagAATGAATAAAGTTATAAACTGAATAACTTAAAAATTAATACGTGGAGTCTCTTACTGAGAATATTCACCAACGCGCGCAACATGTTCACCACAAAGTTGCATTTCCAAACATAACCAAAGGATTATCTATAATTGCATATAATTCAAACAAGAAAAAGTACCAATCATTAATCTTATTTCTAAACATACATATACTATTATGCATGAACAAAACTGCTTCCAGTTAtagcatttataaaatgtacCAATAAGAAAAGGCAAAACTCAAACTCATTgtaaattctttcttttttcatttaatCACTGGATTCGCACCGCATAAGGCCCACTCAAAAGGAGAAAGAATCTcatctattgcttgctcgtgaaatttcaagtatTCTAAGTCCGACAAATCTGA
This window harbors:
- the LOC132053014 gene encoding uncharacterized protein LOC132053014 isoform X1 — its product is MDRYQKVEKPKPELPINENEIRITSQGLVRNYISYATNLLQERSGKEIVLKAMGQAISKTVAIAEIIKRRIPRLHQDTAISSISITDVWEPLEEGLLPVEQTRHVSMISITLSTTELNKNSPGYQTPSEIQQQTNYYNNNNNNYAPRYNYQPRQQQQPPRQAQAVYNAGNEDSYGRGRGRGRGRGRGWSRGGYANYQDGYNNYQENGGYSNYGRGGGRGGGWGYRGSGYGRGGGGGGRGYGYGRGRGRMGNRPRGGSNNNQA
- the LOC132053014 gene encoding uncharacterized protein LOC132053014 isoform X2, with the translated sequence MDRYQKVEKPKPELPINENEIRITSQGLVRNYISYATNLLQERSGKEIVLKAMGQAISKTVAIAEIIKRRIPRLHQDTAISSISITDVWEPLEEGLLPVEQTRHVSMISITLSTTELNKNSPGYQTPSEIQQQTNYYNNNNNNYAPRYNYQPRQQQQPPRQAQAVYNADSYGRGRGRGRGRGRGWSRGGYANYQDGYNNYQENGGYSNYGRGGGRGGGWGYRGSGYGRGGGGGGRGYGYGRGRGRMGNRPRGGSNNNQA